In Rahnella sikkimica, the following are encoded in one genomic region:
- the mraY gene encoding phospho-N-acetylmuramoyl-pentapeptide-transferase, translated as MLVWLAEHLVKYYSGFNVFSYLTFRAIVSLLTALFLSLWIGPRMIARLQKMSFGQVVRNDGPESHFSKRGTPTMGGLMILASITISVLMWAYPSNPYVWCVLFVLLGYGVVGFIDDYRKVVRKDTKGLIARWKYFWQSVIALAAAFTMYAIGKDTPATELVVPFFKDIMPQLGLLYILLSYFVIVGTSNAVNLTDGLDGLAIMPTVFVAAGFALVAWATGNMNFASYLHIPYLRHAGELVIVCTAIVGAGLGFLWFNTYPAQVFMGDVGSLALGGALGTIAVLLRQEFLLVIMGGVFVVETLSVILQVGSFKLRGQRIFRMAPIHHHYELKGWPEPRVIVRFWIISLMLVLIGLATLKVR; from the coding sequence ATGCTAGTTTGGCTGGCCGAACACTTGGTCAAATATTATTCCGGCTTCAACGTCTTTTCGTATCTGACGTTTCGCGCCATTGTCAGCCTGCTGACTGCTTTGTTCCTGTCTTTGTGGATCGGACCACGGATGATTGCCCGTCTGCAAAAAATGTCTTTTGGCCAGGTTGTCCGCAACGACGGCCCGGAATCGCATTTCAGCAAACGCGGGACGCCAACGATGGGCGGCCTGATGATTCTGGCTTCCATCACGATTTCCGTCCTGATGTGGGCTTATCCGTCTAACCCGTACGTCTGGTGTGTGCTGTTTGTTCTGCTGGGCTACGGTGTTGTCGGGTTTATCGATGACTATCGCAAAGTTGTCCGTAAGGACACCAAGGGTCTGATCGCCCGCTGGAAATACTTCTGGCAGTCGGTTATCGCACTTGCCGCCGCCTTCACGATGTACGCCATCGGGAAAGACACGCCAGCCACCGAGCTGGTTGTTCCGTTCTTTAAAGACATCATGCCGCAGCTTGGCCTGCTGTATATCCTGCTGAGCTACTTCGTGATTGTCGGAACCAGTAACGCAGTCAACCTGACGGACGGTCTGGATGGTCTGGCGATTATGCCAACCGTGTTCGTCGCCGCCGGTTTTGCGCTGGTGGCCTGGGCGACCGGTAACATGAATTTTGCCAGCTACCTGCACATTCCTTACCTCCGCCACGCGGGCGAACTGGTGATTGTGTGTACCGCCATTGTCGGCGCGGGTCTTGGCTTCCTGTGGTTCAACACCTATCCGGCACAAGTCTTCATGGGCGATGTCGGTTCGCTGGCACTGGGCGGCGCGCTGGGAACTATCGCCGTGTTGCTGCGTCAGGAATTCTTACTGGTGATTATGGGCGGTGTGTTCGTGGTTGAAACACTGTCGGTCATCCTGCAAGTCGGATCCTTTAAGTTACGCGGTCAGCGCATTTTCCGTATGGCGCCGATCCACCACCATTACGAACTTAAAGGCTGGCCGGAACCGCGCGTCATTGTGCGCTTCTGGATTATTTCGCTGATGCTGGTCCTGATTGGCCTGGCGACGCTGAAGGTGCGGTAA
- the ftsW gene encoding cell division protein FtsW yields MRIPGLGLVGKFNDWVMGSKENDSLTLVLYDRTLLWLTFGLAIIGFVMVTSASMPIGQRLADDPFLFAKRDAIYLALAFGLSLVTLRVPMAVWQKYSNVLLLLSVVMLLVVLVVGSSVNGASRWISLGPLRIQPAEFSKLSLFCYLASYLVRKVDEVRSNFWGFCKPMGVMVVLAVLLLAQPDLGTVVVLFITTLAMLFLAGAKMWQFLAIIGSGAFAVVLLVLAEPYRMRRVTSFWNPWADPFGSGYQLTQSLMAFGRGEFWGQGLGNSVQKLEYLPEAHTDFIFSILGEELGYFGVVLALLMVFFVAFRAMSIGRRALELDQRFSGFLACSIGVWFSFQALVNVGAAAGMLPTKGLTLPLISYGGSSLIIMSTAIVLLLRVDFETRLAKAQAFVRSAR; encoded by the coding sequence ATCCGTATTCCGGGGCTGGGCCTCGTCGGGAAATTTAACGACTGGGTGATGGGGTCGAAAGAAAACGACTCATTAACTCTGGTGCTGTATGACCGCACCTTGCTGTGGCTGACCTTTGGGCTGGCGATTATCGGCTTTGTGATGGTGACATCGGCTTCGATGCCCATCGGTCAGCGTCTGGCTGATGACCCGTTTTTGTTTGCGAAGCGTGACGCGATTTACCTTGCGCTGGCCTTCGGGTTGTCGCTGGTGACGCTGCGCGTGCCGATGGCGGTCTGGCAGAAATACAGTAACGTCCTGCTGCTGCTTTCCGTGGTGATGTTGCTGGTCGTCCTGGTGGTGGGGAGCTCGGTTAACGGGGCATCGCGCTGGATTTCACTGGGGCCATTGCGTATTCAGCCCGCAGAGTTTTCCAAGCTGTCACTGTTTTGCTACCTCGCCAGCTATCTGGTGCGAAAGGTCGATGAGGTCCGGAGTAACTTCTGGGGTTTCTGTAAGCCGATGGGCGTGATGGTGGTTCTGGCCGTTCTTCTGCTGGCCCAGCCTGACCTCGGTACGGTCGTTGTACTGTTTATTACCACGCTGGCGATGTTGTTCCTGGCGGGGGCAAAGATGTGGCAGTTCCTGGCCATCATCGGGTCCGGTGCTTTTGCCGTTGTGCTGCTGGTTCTTGCCGAACCGTACCGTATGCGCCGCGTCACGTCGTTCTGGAATCCCTGGGCCGATCCGTTTGGCAGTGGTTACCAGTTAACCCAGTCACTGATGGCGTTTGGTCGCGGTGAATTCTGGGGACAAGGGCTCGGAAATTCGGTGCAAAAACTGGAATATTTACCGGAGGCACATACCGACTTCATCTTCTCCATTTTGGGGGAAGAGTTGGGGTATTTCGGTGTGGTTCTGGCGTTGTTGATGGTATTCTTCGTCGCTTTTCGCGCCATGTCCATCGGGCGTCGCGCATTAGAGCTCGATCAGCGGTTTTCCGGCTTTTTAGCCTGCTCCATTGGTGTGTGGTTTAGCTTCCAGGCGCTGGTTAACGTAGGTGCCGCCGCAGGGATGTTGCCAACGAAAGGTCTGACCTTACCGCTCATCAGTTACGGTGGTTCGAGCCTGATTATTATGTCGACGGCAATTGTGTTGTTGCTGCGAGTGGATTTTGAAACGCGTCTGGCAAAAGCCCAGGCGTTTGTAAGGAGCGCCCGATGA
- the murG gene encoding undecaprenyldiphospho-muramoylpentapeptide beta-N-acetylglucosaminyltransferase — translation MSGNTRRLMVMAGGTGGHVFPGLAVAHHLMAQGWEVRWLGTADRMEADLVPKNGIEIDFIKISGLRGKGLKAQITAPIRIYHAWRQAKAIMKRFQPDVVLGMGGYVSGPGGLAAWSLGIPVVLHEQNGIAGMTNRGLSHIAKKVLQAFPGAFPNAAVVGNPVRTDVLALELPQTRLAGREGPIRMLVIGGSQGARVLNQTMPEVAALMGDKITLWHQVGKGALESVNQAYQKAGQTQHKVTEFIDDMAQAYAWADVVVCRSGALTVSEIAAAGLPAIFVPFQHKDRQQYWNALPLEKAGAAKIIEQKDFSAAAVSDLMAGWDRTHLMEMAVAARAAAIPDATERVAAEVVAVSKK, via the coding sequence ATGAGTGGCAATACCCGGCGTTTAATGGTGATGGCAGGCGGTACCGGCGGGCATGTTTTCCCCGGTCTGGCCGTGGCGCATCATCTGATGGCGCAAGGCTGGGAAGTTCGCTGGCTGGGCACGGCAGATCGAATGGAAGCGGATTTGGTGCCGAAAAATGGCATCGAGATTGATTTCATTAAAATCTCAGGATTACGTGGGAAAGGTCTGAAAGCGCAGATCACTGCCCCCATTCGCATATATCATGCGTGGCGCCAGGCGAAAGCCATCATGAAGCGCTTCCAGCCTGATGTGGTTTTAGGCATGGGCGGTTACGTTTCCGGCCCCGGCGGTCTGGCAGCATGGTCACTGGGTATTCCGGTGGTGCTGCACGAACAAAATGGTATTGCGGGCATGACCAATCGTGGTTTGTCGCACATTGCCAAAAAAGTATTACAGGCGTTTCCTGGCGCATTCCCGAATGCGGCCGTGGTGGGTAACCCGGTGCGCACGGATGTGCTGGCGCTGGAATTACCGCAAACCCGCCTTGCCGGGCGCGAAGGGCCTATCCGTATGCTGGTCATTGGCGGAAGTCAGGGTGCACGGGTACTTAATCAGACGATGCCGGAAGTCGCGGCGCTGATGGGCGATAAAATTACGTTGTGGCATCAGGTCGGGAAAGGCGCGCTGGAGTCCGTGAATCAGGCATACCAAAAAGCCGGTCAGACTCAGCATAAAGTCACCGAATTTATTGACGACATGGCGCAGGCGTATGCCTGGGCCGATGTGGTGGTTTGCCGTTCCGGTGCGCTGACCGTCAGTGAAATTGCCGCTGCGGGTTTACCGGCGATATTCGTGCCGTTCCAGCATAAAGATCGTCAGCAGTACTGGAATGCACTGCCGCTGGAAAAAGCCGGTGCCGCAAAGATTATTGAGCAGAAAGATTTTAGTGCCGCAGCCGTCTCTGATCTGATGGCCGGATGGGACAGAACCCATCTGATGGAAATGGCTGTCGCTGCCCGTGCAGCCGCTATTCCCGATGCGACAGAACGCGTGGCCGCAGAAGTGGTCGCCGTCAGCAAAAAATGA
- the murD gene encoding UDP-N-acetylmuramoyl-L-alanine--D-glutamate ligase — protein sequence MADYQGKKVVIIGLGLTGLSCVDFFVARGVTPRVIDTRVSPPGLDKLADNIERHLGSLNEDWLLDADLIVTSPGMALATPALSAAADAGVEIVGDIELFCRETQTPIVAITGSNGKSTVTTLVGEMAKAAGWRVGVGGNIGLPVLTMLDHEYDLFVLELSSFQLETTYSLRAAAATILNVTEDHMDRYPFGLQQYRAAKLKVYENAALCVVNADDALTMPVRGADKRCVSFGVDVGDYHLTRQQDDIWLRVRGEKVLNTNEMPLTGRHNYTNALAALALADAVGIPHASGLKALTTFTGLAHRFQVAWQHDGVRWINDSKATNVGSTEAALNGLHVEGTLHLLLGGDGKSADFSPLTKYLQGDNLRIYCFGRDGAELAELRPDVSSLFETMEQAMRDISTRVVSGDMVLLSPACASLDQFRSFEQRGDVFTALAKELG from the coding sequence ATGGCTGACTATCAGGGTAAAAAAGTGGTCATCATCGGGCTGGGTCTTACCGGCCTGTCCTGTGTTGATTTCTTTGTGGCACGGGGTGTGACGCCGCGTGTTATTGATACCCGCGTCAGCCCGCCCGGACTGGATAAACTCGCGGATAACATTGAGCGTCACCTCGGTTCGCTCAATGAAGACTGGCTGCTGGATGCGGACCTGATTGTCACCAGCCCCGGTATGGCGCTGGCCACCCCTGCACTGAGCGCTGCCGCCGATGCGGGTGTGGAAATTGTCGGTGATATCGAGCTGTTCTGCCGCGAAACGCAAACGCCGATTGTGGCGATCACCGGTTCGAACGGTAAAAGCACTGTGACGACGCTGGTTGGCGAAATGGCGAAAGCTGCCGGATGGCGCGTTGGCGTGGGCGGCAACATTGGTTTGCCGGTGCTGACGATGCTTGATCATGAATACGATTTGTTTGTGCTCGAGCTTTCCAGCTTTCAGCTTGAAACCACGTACAGCCTGCGTGCAGCGGCCGCGACGATCCTTAACGTGACCGAAGATCATATGGATCGCTATCCGTTTGGTTTGCAGCAGTACCGTGCGGCAAAGCTGAAAGTTTATGAGAACGCCGCGCTGTGCGTCGTTAACGCGGATGACGCGCTGACAATGCCGGTTCGTGGCGCTGATAAGCGTTGCGTGAGTTTTGGTGTGGACGTCGGTGATTACCATCTGACGCGCCAGCAGGACGATATCTGGCTGCGCGTGCGTGGCGAGAAGGTTCTGAATACCAACGAAATGCCGCTGACGGGCCGCCACAATTATACCAATGCGCTGGCTGCGCTGGCGCTGGCGGATGCGGTGGGCATTCCTCACGCTTCAGGCCTGAAAGCGCTGACGACCTTTACCGGTCTGGCGCACCGTTTTCAGGTGGCGTGGCAACACGATGGCGTGCGTTGGATTAACGATTCCAAAGCCACCAACGTCGGCAGCACCGAAGCGGCACTCAACGGCCTGCATGTTGAGGGCACATTGCATCTTCTGCTGGGCGGTGACGGGAAATCCGCGGATTTCTCGCCGCTGACGAAATATCTGCAGGGCGATAATCTGCGCATTTACTGCTTTGGCCGTGACGGCGCAGAGCTGGCGGAATTACGTCCTGACGTTTCTTCTCTGTTTGAAACGATGGAACAGGCGATGCGTGACATCAGCACGCGCGTAGTGTCAGGCGACATGGTTTTACTGTCTCCGGCCTGCGCGAGCCTCGATCAGTTCCGCAGTTTTGAACAACGTGGTGACGTCTTCACTGCGCTGGCGAAGGAGCTGGGTTAA
- the murF gene encoding UDP-N-acetylmuramoyl-tripeptide--D-alanyl-D-alanine ligase: MIRVSLQTLADVLNAELIGADTQIDSVTTDTRQITAGGLFVALKGEKFDAHDFAADAVKAGAGALLVSKRLPVEAPQLVVADTRVALGQLGGWVRQQVPARVVGLTGSSGKTSVKEMTAAILRECGNVLYTAGNFNNDIGVPLTLLRLTAEHDFAVIEMGANHPGEIGYTTALARPETALINNLSAAHLEGFGSLAGVARAKGEIFEGLPENGIAVINADSNDWTNWQHKLTGKTVWHFSSAKTEGIDFSATDVSLSPLNTAFTLHSPQGSIDVSLPVPGRHNIANALAAAALALSVGASLENVRTGLKTLQSVKGRLFPIALSEGRTLLDDSYNANVGSMTAAAQVLSEMPGYRVMAVGDMAELGAESESCHRQVGEAIRAAGIDKVFSIGHDSRILSEASGCGEHLEDKAALTARLTSLLSEHAVITVLIKGSRSAAMEQVVRALQENATC; the protein is encoded by the coding sequence ATGATCCGCGTTTCTCTGCAAACTCTGGCCGATGTGCTCAACGCTGAACTTATCGGCGCGGATACGCAAATTGACAGCGTGACGACGGATACCCGTCAGATCACTGCAGGCGGTTTGTTTGTAGCGCTGAAAGGCGAGAAATTCGATGCACACGATTTTGCGGCAGACGCCGTTAAAGCGGGTGCAGGGGCGTTGCTGGTAAGTAAGCGCTTACCGGTGGAGGCCCCTCAGTTAGTGGTCGCTGACACCCGCGTCGCGCTGGGGCAACTCGGCGGCTGGGTTCGCCAGCAGGTTCCTGCCCGCGTGGTCGGCCTGACCGGTTCTTCCGGCAAGACGTCTGTGAAAGAAATGACCGCCGCGATTTTGCGTGAGTGCGGCAATGTGCTGTACACCGCAGGCAATTTCAATAACGACATCGGCGTGCCGCTGACGTTACTTCGCCTGACCGCAGAGCATGATTTTGCCGTCATTGAGATGGGCGCAAACCATCCGGGCGAAATCGGCTATACCACCGCGCTGGCACGTCCTGAAACGGCGTTGATCAACAACCTCTCTGCGGCGCATCTGGAAGGTTTTGGTTCTCTGGCCGGCGTTGCCCGCGCCAAAGGCGAGATTTTCGAAGGGTTGCCTGAAAACGGTATTGCGGTCATTAACGCTGACAGCAATGACTGGACGAACTGGCAGCACAAGCTGACCGGTAAAACCGTCTGGCATTTCTCCTCTGCGAAAACTGAAGGCATCGATTTCAGCGCGACAGATGTCAGCCTCAGCCCGCTGAATACCGCTTTTACCCTGCATTCTCCACAGGGCAGCATTGATGTTTCCCTGCCGGTACCGGGGCGTCACAACATTGCCAACGCTTTGGCAGCCGCTGCGCTGGCGCTGTCTGTCGGCGCTTCGCTTGAAAACGTACGCACTGGTCTGAAAACGCTGCAATCTGTCAAAGGACGTCTGTTCCCGATAGCGCTTAGCGAAGGCAGAACCCTGCTCGACGACAGCTATAACGCGAACGTCGGTTCAATGACGGCAGCGGCACAAGTGCTGTCAGAAATGCCGGGTTACCGCGTCATGGCCGTCGGTGATATGGCCGAACTGGGGGCCGAAAGCGAAAGCTGCCACCGTCAGGTGGGAGAAGCGATCCGTGCAGCAGGTATCGATAAAGTATTCAGCATTGGCCACGACAGTCGCATCCTCAGTGAGGCCAGCGGATGTGGTGAGCATTTAGAGGATAAGGCAGCCCTGACGGCCCGTTTAACGAGCTTACTGTCTGAACATGCGGTAATTACCGTTTTGATTAAAGGTTCACGTAGTGCCGCAATGGAGCAGGTAGTACGCGCGTTACAGGAGAATGCAACATGCTAG